Proteins from one Malaya genurostris strain Urasoe2022 chromosome 2, Malgen_1.1, whole genome shotgun sequence genomic window:
- the LOC131432774 gene encoding cytochrome b5 domain-containing protein 1, protein MSRDRGEEKFFLRDEVVVRNQIGSAWVIIHGNVFDITSLFDAISSSPKKVYQLLLALAGKDLSAYFDAQRRPIYRISKDGARVPVFPPVKIRNNATGEYWWNDRSLLIGKITAQERKIRILNNVTFKQFDLMVCEEDTIAVIRQKFLRFNDNAMNYTWRSSIDLTDAAADLQLDRTLTENGIIYDRYPPAPLIWLFYQIPEGSDATETAPSAAPNNSQPSVQVAN, encoded by the exons ATGTCTCGCGATCGTGGTGAAGAAAAATTCTTCCTTCGCGATGAAGTCGTGGTGCGCAATCAAATCGGCAGTGCGTGGGTTATAATCCATGGGAATGTCTTTGATATTACCAGTCTGTTCGACGCAATCTCGAGCTCTCCCAAAAAG GTTTACCAATTGCTTCTCGCGCTGGCAGGTAAAGATTTGAGCGCTTACTTCGATGCACAAAGGAGACCGATATATCGAATCAGTAAAGATGGTGCTAGAGTACCCGTTTTCCCCCCAGTAAAGATTCGGAACAATGCTACCGGTGAATATTGGTGGAACGATCGGAGTTTGTTGATTGGGAAGATTACAGCTCAAGAAAGAAAAATTCGCATTCTGAACAAcgtaacattcaaacagttcgaCTTGATGGTGTGCGAAGAGGATACCATCGCCGTTATTAGACAAAAGTTTCTTCGTTTCAATGACAATGCAATGAATTACACCTGGCGCTCGAGCATCGATCTG ACTGACGCAGCGGCTGATTTACAACTTGATAGGACGTTGACAGAGAATGGAATTATTTACGATCGCTACCCACCGGCGCCCCTTATTTGGTTATTTTATCAGATTCCGGAGGGAAGCGACGCAACAGAAACTGCACCGTCAGCAGCTCCCAACAATAGTCAACCATCAGTTCAAGTGgcaaattga